A genomic segment from bacterium encodes:
- a CDS encoding alpha-amylase/alpha-mannosidase — protein MKLVFIWHMHQPYYKDLKSGEYLMPWVRLHGSKDYLDMLLLLDEFPNIRQTFNLVPSLLDQIVDYTDNGASDRHLYLSRKPVSELAEDERLEITDTFFSAHFETMIKPYPRYRELHARCRDSSPRMRLSNLSDQDYLDLQFWSNASWIDPMFRVEPFVSQLLKKGRDFTEDEKNSTIDYQLSILKRIIPAYQKRAANSNIEVSFSPYYHPILPLLVDTNIARMAVPGAELPLRRFMHPEDADVQIGRAVKLYQSLFGNDAPGMWPSEGSVSEAILPILQKHGIKWIATDEEIYYASMNLAQQAGEPGISPTNGFHRAFSVGGPEKPIGLIFRDHKLSDKIGFVYSGWEPDRAADDFINSVRQLDRIHASSGQEPVVGVILDGENAWEYYRNDGADFLRALYSRLEKEKGITTVLPRDLFAPDKPVQKLPRLFAGSWINHNFAVWIGHSEDNSAWDLVKQTRDKLVERQDSSTPPDAESLQHAWEAIYIAEGSDWCWWYGDDHQTDQFLTFDLLFRRHLTRVWELIGVEPPLALMRPIRKVPRLSGVHEPTDFLNPVIDGKQTSFFEWFGAGKIECRKLGGAMHRVDSRTLEIMFGYDDDHVFFRVDFEKERSLSAGSGEVHIELNSATKAIVRVSPTEAVLTGLDGPGEPTKIVSSWDQVVEVAIPRSFFTFGDDKHLHFAVLLLEGQKIVERWPESNYIPMELPKPGDSFFWQV, from the coding sequence ATGAAGCTCGTTTTCATCTGGCACATGCACCAGCCATATTACAAAGACCTCAAGTCCGGGGAATACTTGATGCCGTGGGTGAGACTCCACGGCTCAAAAGATTACCTCGACATGTTGTTGCTTCTTGACGAGTTTCCCAACATCCGCCAAACATTCAACTTAGTCCCGTCACTTCTTGATCAGATAGTCGATTACACCGACAACGGCGCGTCGGACCGACACCTGTATTTGTCGCGCAAACCTGTCTCTGAGCTAGCCGAAGATGAGCGGCTTGAAATCACCGATACGTTCTTCTCGGCTCATTTCGAAACCATGATCAAACCGTATCCTCGCTATCGGGAACTTCATGCCCGATGCCGAGACTCGTCGCCACGAATGCGCTTAAGTAACCTCTCAGACCAAGACTATCTCGACCTGCAGTTTTGGTCCAACGCGTCCTGGATTGACCCGATGTTTCGCGTCGAGCCCTTTGTCTCTCAGCTATTGAAGAAGGGCCGAGATTTCACAGAAGATGAAAAGAACAGCACCATCGATTACCAGTTATCTATCCTCAAGCGCATTATCCCCGCGTATCAAAAGCGCGCCGCTAACTCAAATATCGAAGTATCATTTTCTCCGTACTATCATCCGATTCTACCGCTGTTGGTTGACACAAACATCGCTCGCATGGCCGTACCGGGCGCCGAATTGCCTTTGCGCCGATTTATGCATCCTGAGGATGCCGATGTCCAAATCGGCCGTGCTGTAAAGCTGTACCAAAGTCTCTTTGGCAACGACGCCCCCGGCATGTGGCCCTCCGAAGGATCCGTCTCCGAAGCCATACTCCCGATCCTTCAGAAACACGGCATCAAGTGGATTGCTACCGACGAAGAAATTTACTACGCTTCAATGAACCTCGCCCAACAAGCAGGCGAACCCGGCATCAGCCCAACGAATGGATTTCATCGCGCCTTCAGTGTCGGTGGACCAGAAAAACCGATCGGTCTGATTTTCAGGGATCACAAGCTTTCCGATAAGATCGGCTTCGTCTATTCTGGATGGGAACCCGACCGTGCTGCTGATGATTTCATCAACAGCGTGCGCCAACTCGACAGAATCCACGCTTCCAGCGGGCAAGAACCGGTTGTTGGCGTCATTCTCGATGGCGAAAACGCATGGGAATACTATCGCAATGACGGCGCTGACTTCCTGCGCGCCTTGTATTCAAGACTCGAGAAAGAGAAGGGCATCACAACTGTTCTCCCGCGAGATTTGTTCGCTCCTGATAAACCTGTCCAAAAACTGCCGCGCCTGTTTGCCGGATCCTGGATCAATCACAACTTCGCGGTGTGGATTGGTCACTCTGAAGACAACTCTGCATGGGATCTCGTTAAGCAAACTCGCGACAAGTTGGTCGAACGTCAAGATTCGAGTACCCCGCCAGATGCAGAATCACTTCAACATGCTTGGGAAGCCATCTACATCGCTGAAGGATCTGACTGGTGCTGGTGGTATGGCGACGATCACCAGACCGATCAATTTCTCACCTTCGACCTGTTGTTCCGCCGGCACCTGACTCGTGTCTGGGAATTGATCGGAGTCGAGCCTCCGTTAGCTTTAATGCGACCCATTCGCAAAGTTCCGCGCTTGTCCGGCGTTCACGAACCGACTGATTTCCTAAACCCGGTTATCGACGGCAAGCAGACCAGCTTTTTCGAGTGGTTTGGCGCTGGGAAAATCGAGTGTCGCAAACTCGGCGGAGCAATGCATCGCGTCGACTCTCGCACGCTCGAAATCATGTTCGGCTACGACGATGACCACGTGTTCTTTCGAGTAGACTTTGAAAAAGAACGCAGCTTAAGCGCTGGCAGCGGTGAGGTTCACATCGAACTCAACTCAGCAACCAAGGCTATTGTGCGTGTTTCGCCAACCGAAGCCGTCTTGACCGGCTTAGACGGACCGGGCGAGCCCACCAAAATCGTGTCCAGTTGGGATCAGGTCGTAGAAGTTGCAATTCCTCGGAGTTTCTTCACCTTTGGCGATGATAAACACCTGCACTTCGCAGTATTACTGCTGGAAGGGCAGAAAATAGTTGAAAGATGGCCTGAGTCCAATTATATACCTATGGAACTACCGAAACCCGGAGATTCATTCTTCTGGCAGGTCTGA
- a CDS encoding tetratricopeptide repeat protein, translating into MTTNKKMTKHEMREDHFVTGVFKFQEWAEGNLSKLLIGGGIVIAVIVVVVFMAWQSSSGEKAAFDKLGSAEVFARTGQTQLAVADFQEVMNKYSNSEAASQAAFKLAGLYFQTNDFANAELAFKNFHDKFAPDDVFRRSAQRGIAASQAGQGKFQEAGIAFLSSAKVDTLASTYEEDLLQAVTNSVKANDAATAKEAFALLEKRGTTSDKYRNAKILLIERGILAYDKGEYK; encoded by the coding sequence ATGACCACGAATAAGAAAATGACCAAGCACGAGATGAGAGAAGACCATTTCGTGACCGGCGTCTTTAAGTTTCAGGAATGGGCCGAAGGAAATCTCTCAAAACTCTTGATCGGCGGCGGTATTGTTATCGCCGTGATTGTAGTGGTCGTCTTTATGGCCTGGCAATCAAGCAGCGGGGAAAAGGCCGCTTTTGATAAGCTCGGAAGTGCCGAAGTGTTTGCCCGTACTGGACAAACCCAATTAGCGGTCGCCGACTTCCAGGAAGTAATGAACAAGTACAGCAACTCAGAAGCCGCCTCTCAGGCTGCCTTCAAGCTTGCCGGCCTCTATTTCCAGACCAACGACTTCGCTAACGCCGAACTCGCATTCAAGAACTTCCATGATAAATTCGCTCCCGATGATGTCTTCCGTCGCTCTGCTCAACGTGGCATCGCCGCTTCGCAGGCTGGCCAGGGCAAATTCCAGGAAGCCGGAATCGCATTCTTGAGTTCTGCAAAGGTCGACACCCTTGCTTCTACTTACGAGGAAGATCTTCTTCAGGCAGTCACCAATTCCGTTAAAGCCAATGACGCAGCCACTGCCAAAGAAGCATTCGCCTTGCTCGAAAAGCGCGGAACGACTTCGGATAAGTACCGTAACGCCAAAATCCTCCTGATAGAGCGGGGCATATTAGCTTACGATAAGGGCGAATACAAGTAG